A window from Candidatus Gracilibacteria bacterium encodes these proteins:
- the ppcA gene encoding phosphoenolpyruvate carboxylase: MFNPITSRKIPALMATQHPDNACAPFWTDSPFINTHKEVEEIYQSFFGLGCDEYMWDWEGKFADEGMIERLLSNYFEDFKKDQLGKDRFITLRIPNIWEEKSFKLARAYMSVLSAAEFMKSLGLNTPPVFELILPMTKSADQLIHIQKTFERTAQLHEQIFSDEEGADANRFGGDYIHIIPLFESVDDLAGCATVLAEFLRLHREHFKKDPPYLRVFIARSDPALNAGFVPAVLASRLALREIARLEKETGIPMYPIIGSGSLPFRGGINPENIEQVLPQYEGVRTISIQSAFRYDYPQEEVQKALKFIESELPKKKAPEFDDATFAKLKDLIQLFKNTYHPTLEGFAPLINEMAKHIPARRERVQHIGLFGYNRGVGEIKLPRAITFTGACYSLGIPPEFIGTGRALKQVKELGLLPLLEEHFFTIRSELKHAGKYLNRENLEKFAETETWAKEILEDVELTQQILQIELGPQKPNHFLHRNLTSNILFKREMGIDFQADLVEAAVMRKSLGGSV; encoded by the coding sequence ATGTTCAACCCCATCACCTCGCGCAAAATCCCGGCTCTCATGGCCACTCAGCACCCCGACAACGCCTGTGCGCCTTTTTGGACAGACTCACCTTTTATAAACACGCACAAAGAAGTGGAGGAAATTTATCAGAGTTTTTTTGGGCTCGGCTGTGATGAATACATGTGGGACTGGGAAGGCAAGTTCGCCGACGAAGGCATGATCGAGCGCCTGCTCTCCAATTATTTTGAGGATTTTAAAAAGGATCAACTGGGAAAAGATCGCTTCATCACCCTTCGCATCCCCAACATTTGGGAAGAAAAGTCTTTTAAACTCGCGCGCGCCTACATGAGCGTGCTCTCCGCCGCTGAGTTCATGAAGTCCCTGGGGCTGAACACACCACCTGTTTTTGAGCTGATTTTGCCCATGACCAAATCGGCGGATCAACTCATTCATATTCAAAAAACCTTCGAACGAACCGCTCAACTTCACGAACAGATTTTTTCAGATGAAGAAGGAGCGGATGCCAACCGTTTTGGAGGAGATTACATCCATATCATTCCTCTTTTCGAAAGCGTGGACGACCTCGCAGGCTGTGCCACAGTGCTCGCCGAATTTCTACGGCTCCACAGAGAACATTTTAAAAAAGATCCGCCCTATCTTCGCGTCTTCATCGCACGGTCTGACCCAGCTCTAAACGCGGGTTTTGTACCAGCCGTGCTCGCCTCCCGCCTCGCACTTCGCGAAATCGCTCGCCTCGAAAAAGAAACCGGCATCCCCATGTACCCCATCATCGGAAGTGGGTCCTTGCCTTTCCGCGGCGGAATCAACCCCGAGAATATAGAACAAGTGCTCCCTCAATACGAAGGAGTGCGGACCATATCCATCCAATCCGCCTTCCGTTATGACTACCCTCAAGAAGAAGTTCAAAAAGCGCTGAAATTCATCGAGTCCGAACTCCCAAAAAAGAAAGCCCCCGAATTTGACGATGCGACCTTTGCCAAACTCAAAGACCTCATTCAGCTTTTTAAAAATACTTATCACCCCACACTGGAAGGTTTTGCTCCTCTCATCAACGAAATGGCAAAGCACATTCCCGCTCGTCGTGAACGCGTGCAGCACATCGGTTTATTTGGCTACAACAGGGGAGTGGGTGAAATCAAATTGCCCAGAGCCATCACCTTCACGGGAGCCTGTTATTCCCTCGGCATCCCCCCCGAATTCATCGGCACAGGGCGGGCCCTCAAACAGGTCAAAGAACTTGGCCTCCTCCCACTTTTAGAAGAACATTTTTTCACGATCCGATCCGAACTCAAACATGCGGGCAAGTACTTGAATAGAGAAAATCTTGAAAAATTTGCTGAGACGGAAACCTGGGCGAAGGAAATCTTAGAAGATGTCGAACTCACCCAGCAAATCCTCCAAATTGAACTCGGGCCCCAAAAACCCAATCACTTCCTGCACCGCAACCTCACCTCAAACATCCTCTTCAAACGCGAAATGGGCATCGACTTTCAAGCCGACCTCGTCGAAGCCGCCGTCATGCGAAAGAGCTTGGGTTGATCCGTCTAG
- the dcd gene encoding dCTP deaminase, which yields MILSDHDIKIALQSGRIAVESPEGDHEKNVHASSMDLRLGKWFKVYNHSKFPVLDPLKMQSFQGLTTLVEITNPEEPFIVHPGDFVLGVTMEKVKLGDDIVARVEGRSSLGRLGIIVHSTAGFIDAGFEGTITLEITNINRMPVALYPGMRVCQLAFEEMSSPADIPYNKKASSKYQGQSLPEESRLTIDPEFDKIKLTAGKGNGHYQGRVFPFGRTQKKYGDQKSKNQ from the coding sequence ATGATTCTATCCGACCACGACATCAAAATTGCCCTTCAAAGCGGACGCATTGCTGTTGAATCTCCAGAGGGAGATCACGAAAAGAATGTGCATGCGTCCAGCATGGATTTGCGACTGGGGAAGTGGTTTAAGGTTTACAACCACAGCAAATTTCCAGTGCTCGATCCGCTTAAGATGCAGTCCTTTCAAGGGCTCACGACTTTGGTGGAAATCACCAATCCGGAGGAGCCTTTCATCGTTCATCCTGGCGATTTTGTGTTGGGAGTGACCATGGAAAAAGTAAAACTTGGGGACGACATCGTGGCCCGTGTGGAAGGCCGAAGCTCCCTCGGGCGACTCGGAATCATCGTGCATTCCACCGCCGGCTTCATTGATGCCGGATTCGAAGGAACCATCACGCTCGAAATCACCAACATCAACCGTATGCCCGTGGCGCTCTATCCAGGAATGCGCGTCTGCCAATTGGCTTTTGAAGAAATGAGCAGCCCCGCCGACATTCCATACAACAAAAAAGCCAGCTCAAAATATCAGGGCCAAAGCCTACCCGAAGAAAGCCGCCTCACCATCGATCCGGAATTCGATAAGATTAAACTTACGGCCTGAAAGGGAAATGGACATTATCAAGGAAGGGTCTTCCCGTTTTGACGCACTCAAAAAAAATACGGAGATCAGAAATCAAAGAATCAGTAG